The DNA region GCCCACGCTGGCCTGGCTCCCGAGGGGGAAGAAAAGCTCTGCCGAAGGGCCCCTCGAACCCACGGCACTCTGTGCTCTAACGAACCCTGCTGGTTATTGGCTCTTTGCTGCGGTCGGCCGGGGCGGTGCAGATCTGCACTCTGCTTTCAGCGAGGATTTTTCTCATCTCACTTTGCCAGATTCCCCCAGCTACTGGACTAAGCGTTTCCCACCAGTTAATCCCTGCACCTGGTGCCCAGTTACCCAGGTTATTTGTACTTCTAGCACTGGGCCCCACCCGTAAGTACGAGAACGCTGGTTTCCAGAGCTGTTCCAAGCTTACCACAACCCGCCCCCTTTCTTGTGGCCTCGGTTGGTTTGGTCACAGGCCTGGAGCCTCTCGCGCATGGGGAACTCCAACCTCACTGTAAAGTCCTTGATTGCTTAGGTCTAATGTGGGTGTCTGCACCTACAGGAtgggtgtctgggggtggggagaggcaatgTCCCAGTGGATGGTCCCTGCTTGCCAGGCAGGGGCTTAACATAAGTGGCCACGCTctgtcagatcaaaggtccatctagccctgtattccgacagtggccaatgccaggtggcccagagggaatgaacagaacagggactcCTCAGGTGATTCCTCCTGTcgcccagcttctgacaaacagaggccagtgaccccatccctgcccagctggccaactagccactgatggaccaatCCTCCATGTATGTGTCTGGCTCTTTTTCGAACCGtgatagtcttggccttcacaacagcctctggcgaggagttccacaggtcgactgtgcTGGATACAGAAGCACGTCCTTCTGTTGGTGTTAAACCTGCCGCCGAGTCTTCCCCTGTGGTGACCCCTAGTGCTTGTGTCACGGGGAGGAGGGAATAACTCTTCTTTCTTCACTTTCTCCGCCCCAGTCATGATCTTATCGACCTCGCTCCTATCCCGCCTCCGTCGTCTCTTCTCCacgctgaaaagtcctagtctgtTCAGCTCTCCCTGTTCCGTACCCCTGACCGTTTCATTTCATCACAACTGCATTTCAGGGTCCACCTTCCGGCCGCACGACTTATTCCCCAAGTCTTCGGAGAAGGCCGGGAAGAGGCGGAAGGAGAGGAGGACGACGGTGCTGGGTATTCCCCAGCACGTCCAGAAGGAGCTAGGTAAGGCGGGATGGCAAGGGCAGCGGGACAGCAGCTGCTCCGTGCACACAAGCGAGTCAGGGTTCTCTGCCTGCTGACAGTTCGGCTTGAGGAGCTGGCAGGTCCCAGTGCCACCCCCGTACCAGCGAGTGCCCAAGGGGGCAGTGGGTAGGAATCGGAGGCAATAGGCGCCCCCAGAGCCCCCGGTCTGACCTCTGCCATAGCAAAGACCATCACCCATCCAGCCACTTCCACCCGGCCCAGCAAGCAGAATCAGACTCTGGTATTACAGCCCTCGGCAGTCTGAACTACTGGCTGTCCCAGGCAGGATGGAGCTGCACTAAGGCCTGGCCAGGCCTCCCTTAAGTGGCAGGCGTCAGGGGAAGAGGCGTGCCCCGGCGGCCCATAGTGTGCCAGCGCAGGCTGCCCGCCCACGGGATTGGTTTATAATCGTATGGGgtttttcctccctctctgctCTCAGGTCTGAGAAACAGGCATGAGCTGAAGAAACGGCCTGGCAGTGTTTCCCCCAGGGATGGCGCCGGGCCAGAGGGGAGCCCCCCCGGCATAGCATCCCAGCCCTTGGTGAACGGCAACGAGGCGGACAGCGGCATGATCCTTATCCCCACCATCAATGGAAACCTGCAGCCCCCGCCGGTCCCCCAGGGCGGCGCTCGCGTGTGCCTGCAAGCCCTGGCAGAGGCCGAGGCTGACGCGGCCATCCAGAGGCACATTAACCGAGTCTACTATGACGACACGCTGCTGGGGAGGAGGACGGCAGCCAAGCTGTCTCCTTTGGTGAGGCCGAAGTCCCTGGCGGTGCCGGGCATGACCACGGCAGGCCCGTCTCCCGAGCTGCTGGGCCCTGTGATGTCCATTTCCCCCCAGGGCACCTACCTGTCCAAGATCATCCCCAACGCGGTGCTGCCGCCCACGGTGGATGTGGTGGCTTTGAGCAGGAGCAGCGTGCGGACCCTGAGCCGCTGCAGCTTGGTTTCCTCCAGCCCCGCCTCCGTCCGCTCCTTCGCCCGCTTCTCGGAGCCCCGCGCCCGCAGCCGagagccctcctcctccagcgacaactggagccactcccagtccACCGAGACCATCGTGTCCAACAGCTCCACCATCTCCTCGCAGGGTGGCTCCGGCAGCAGGAAGCGGGAGGCCGGGCCACCCAGTGAGGTGGATACAGCCGGCCGGTCCGACACAGACCAGCTCAGCGTCTACAGCGCTGTGAGCGGCACCAGCTCCTGTCCCAGGGCCCACGCCAGGCCCAACGATCCATCCCGTgggctgctggcggtggggcTGCggggcagcagcggcagggcCTCACCGGCgttcagcaccagcagcagggcggAGGGCTCGGACACGGCCAGCGTGAGGAGCGACCGCTCTTCCGCCCGCAGCGTCTCCCTCAGGAAGATGAAGAAGCCGCCGGCGCCCCCCAGGCGGACCCACTCCCTATACCAAAAGGCTCAGCAGCCGCAGGCGACagctgcagaggggcagaaggcccTGGGCCTGCCCCCTAAGCCGGACCCCAGGCACCCGCGGGAGGGCAGCACGCCGGGGACACCACGCCTGGAGAGCCAGAGCCCCCTGGGCGAAGACGAGGTCTTCTCGCCTGGCTCGCTGAGTGAGACCAGCAGCATCCGCTCCGACAGCCTGGCCTACTCGGCCGACGCCAGCTCCCCCGACGTGTCCTGCTGCAGCCCGGGGCCGGGGGAGAAGCTCCGCAGGGAGGGGGTGGCCGCCCTCCTCCGGGAACAGCGGGCAGCCCCTCCGCAGAGCTCCCCCGAGGGATTCCACCGCACCATGTCGCCCTCCAGCGGCTACTCGAGCCAGAGCGGCACCCCCACGCTCCCCCCCAAAGGGCTCTGCCCTCACGCCGCGTCTCCCGGCAAGAGGAGGCCCCAGCCAAAGAAACCAGAGCGGGTCTGTTCACTGCAGTCTCCTGCGCTCTCCTCCGTCTCCTCGTCCCTGACCTCCTTATCCTCCTCCACCTCGGACCCAGCCCCGGCAGAGGTAGGGCCGCCCCCAGCAGGCCCAGCCCTTCCCTTGCAGAGTCGGGTAGACAGGTTTGTTATTCCTCCTCACCCCAAGGTGCCAGCCCCTAtgtccccaccacccaccaaACCCCGGCAGGCGgcgccctctgccagcccccccgccacctcccctgcccaaagcacagccagccaggaggccTCGGCCCCTCCCAAACTCAGCAGCCAGTCCCCCCCGCCGTCTCCTCCGCCTTCCTACCATCCTCCACCACCCCCCGTGAAAAAGGCTGAGACCAGCCCAGAGGCCCCCAGCTCGGAGACTACCCCAGAGGCACCTCTGGACCCCTCGtggcccccgccacccccacctgcGCTGGACGAACAGGATCTGTCCATGGCGGATTTCCCTCCTCCAGACGAGGCCGgtttccccaccctgcccccagccaagcCGCTCCCTGTCACCAGCACCGCGGCGTCTCCCTCAATCGCAGCCCAGCCGGAGTCTGCGggtgcagagcagccagccagccccgaaGGGGCAGGTCCAGGAGCAGCCTCGCCCTCCTTCTCAGCCAAAGTCTCCTCAAGGATTCAGCCGCAACAGGGCCCATCGGCTGGTTCGACACCGCTGGCTCCTGCCGCGCCCACGGCCATGGCAGCTGCTGCACTGCCCGACGTGCCGCCTAGCCAGCCCAAGCCggtgggtgctgcagccccacctcctgcccctccagctcctgccctgcccacggTGCTCCAGCCTCAGGCGAGCCTTAAGAAGCCCCcaaccagctcccagctggaCCCTAAGAAGGAGCCCATCTCTCGGAACAAGAGCAACCCCACGCCCAAGGAGGACGCAAGCCTCCCGATCgtcaccccctccctgctgcagatgGTGCGCCTGCGCTCGGTCAGCATGGACGCGCACCCAACGCCTGGCCCAGGCAAGCCGACGCCTGGCCAGAATGGACAAGGCACCAGCGGTGCGGGGAAGCAGgctcagccagccccccagaaacCCATCCGCAAATCCCTGTCCCTGCGGCAGGCCCCTGCTCCCAAAGACACCGTGCCTTTGAACCAGCTGCAGAATGCCGTGCGGCTGAAGGCCTCTGCCTTGTCTTCCAGAGATGCGCCGACCTCCAGGCCGTCGGACGGGTCTAACGTTAACAAGAAATCTCCCCCTGGCCAGGCCGCCTCCGAGCCCACCGCAGGAGATGCCAAGGATGGCCAGGTGTCCCCCAGCCACAAATCACCTGCCTCCACCGCCAGCTTCATCTTCGCCAAGAGCTCCAAGAAGCTCGTCATAGAGACGCCATCGTCCCCAGAGGCCCAGGCCGACCTGAAGAGGAACTTGGTAGCTGAGCTGATGAATTTCTCCGGGCAGCGCTCCGCAGTCCCAGCCATGACCCAGCTGGGCCAGGTCCCCCCTGGTAAGCTGCAAGCACAGAGGAGGTCCGGCAGGATCCCACCCCCCGTAGCCAGGAAGCCTTCACTTGGCATGGGGCAGCCTCAGTCTCCtgtgagccccaggccccagggagcAGAAGCGGTGAACTGTTCCCTGCCTGACGGTAAAGCGAGGGCTCCCTTGGCAGACAAGAACAGAACTGAGAGCAAACTCTCCACGAACGCGGcctccccatcccagagcagccAAGTCGGGCACCTGGCAGGTCCAGAGACGCCAAAGCAGAATCCCCCAGCACAAGGTATGGCAggattggtgggggaggggggcatttcTAGATCAAAATGGTGAgctgggttccctctaatttttttttacatctggggtggaataaagtttgttctgtgcgctgaggcatgtgcaggtgtgcaccacccatagaaacacacactgccggctgtgggcgctctgctaatcagctgggcggcacctgaatctctcctgggcagctgcccaaatgtTCAGCTAACAGAGAACGGTGACCCTGAGTAACTGGGTAGTGTagaatcaaaacagaaagcagtgaagtagcactttaaagactagcaaaataatttattaggtgtcaGGCATCTTCTCACTTCTGCCAACGTACCCCAGCCCCAACAGGCACTCCACTCCTGatctgcagctccccaccacagccctgccagggcacCCTCATCCCCACCCGCAGCTCCCCATTGCAGTCCTGCCAGCGCACCCTCAACCCCACCTGtagctccccactgctgccctgtACTCACCCTGTCTCACTACCGGCAGGAATAGAGCCAGAAATCAGACCCAGGACAACGCTGGAACCCTCCAGAGAACATGGGGCGAGGCAGATTATCTGGAGGGGGACCACGGGGGGGCAGAATTGTGGCTCGCCGACCCATTTCCTGATGCCTGAATCAAAGGGAGACAGGGAACAGACCCCATGAGCGCAGGCTGTTTGACCCCATCCATCTGTCTACACCGCAGTCAGTCCAGCAGTACCTGGCTCAAAGCTGCTCCAGCACAGGCTGATGTGCTGGGGGCTCTGACTGCCTCGGGGGGCCTTAAACCGTGGCTGGGGGTGTTGTGCAGGGGCATAAGTATCACTTCAAGCTCTTTAGCTTTGGAAACCAGCAGTGAGCATTACATGACAACCACCTCCTTGGCTGACGCTGGTATGAACCAGGAGCTCCCAGAGCTAAAAGCCTGCGCTAGAACCCCAGTTCTGTGACAGTCGCGTATCTTGTGGGGCCCAGCCGTTCTGAGCAGTGGGCTacctcagccctgcagcagctgtgatTGGATATCGCGCTGATGGGTTGGGTGTAAAaagccagggatggggcatggtggcGCTGCCTATCACCCGCACCTGTGACTTTCTGACGAGAATCCCTCTCCTTTTCCTGCAGACAAACGGGAAGAGACAGCCTGAAGGATGGAGCTGCCGCACTTGTGCCTGACACAGGAATACGCATCTCTCTCAGGGACCTGAGCAGCTGAAAGGACGAAGGTGGAGCTGGCCCGACTGGCTTAACAAAAGGAAGCAAACAGCCTTAGCCATTGATGGCCTTGATGATATTTATGCAAAAATTGGTGGTGGTTTCACTTTCTTCAATACTCCAgctttcttttgcatttttttaaactagagCCCTGGCCTGGGGGCTGGCGCCTCGCCCTTCCCCCATTGGCTGGGCTGGTTTTGGTCTTGTGAGGGGGAAAGCTGCAAAGAAGCTACCGCAAGGAACGCATGGGGGTGTTTTTAGAAGACTGGGCTGCACTACCTGCGCGTGACTGGCGGAGGCAGCACGGTCAGGGAGAAGACAACCTGTTTTTCCTCCAGGCAGAGGCTGACCCTCTGCTCTGTGCACCTGAGGGGGCACGAAATCAAAGCACTTGGTAAAAAGAAGCTGAAGGAGCGTCCTGACTGCTCCGGAGCTGAGGGCGGATGCGTGGCCGGCTTCCCTCTGCTGAACAGGATCGTCTTGCCtcggctccagcaggggctctggaAAGGTGCAGCACCAGGACTGAGGCACATGGCTGCTGGTTGCAGCTTTGCCTTTGTGGGGTAAATGCCTCTGTCGTGCTAGGGGCCTCCCCAGGGCATAGAGGGCAACTTCAGTGAGACTGTGCAGGGGTGAGTCAGCCCCGGCAGAGTGGAGGGGAAATGGGGCCCAGCCCCCGGCCCACTCCCTCCAGAGCTGTTAGTGGAGAGTTGGTGggcacagccaggctgccagagGGGGTCGTGTGAGCCTGGCTTCCTGCCCCTGGGAGGTAGGGgtagctctctccctctctgctgctCAGGCGAGGGAGACACTCACAGGCATTACAAGGAACTGCCTGCTTACAGGCGAGGGTCTGGCCCAGCACAGCTGGGCAAGGGAGCTACACAGCCATGGTAGAACCATggtgtgttttgggggggggcCTTGACCGGCTGTATGGGCAGAGCAGCCCCTTGGGCTGTGccaggagcagaggggtgggtgggggagggcggacAGCCTGCAGTGCCCCACGAGTCCCTTGAGGTGAGAGTTCAGCCCTTTACTTTGGGGTGTGGGAAAGCGCAAGCACCACACTGCTGCCTGGTGAGtctggcacatgaggcaggggaGGAAGCAGTCACTGGTGGGCACCTACCCTTGAGCCACAGCTCCCCCACACTGGCAGCCTTCTGTACCCAAGgaagcagctgggctctggggccaggcctgAGGGGTCGCCCCACACGCCCTAACTTCCACCCTGAGAGAT from Carettochelys insculpta isolate YL-2023 chromosome 24, ASM3395843v1, whole genome shotgun sequence includes:
- the NHSL3 gene encoding NHS-like protein 3 isoform X1 gives rise to the protein MAGRRSQAAPAAAEDTWIPAAGQEKGGGPAAEGPPKKKKPKSGLRRAFGWLRGRRKKKKSSGPSAQHGAPPAEGEAPAPSKGKKREERAKKGRGSAKAENDKRLSVQYKAGEERPDNVFFPSSRPPHLEELHNQAQAGLKSLQHQEKQKQARSGWDYGDSNSIQSSRTSTEEDEVSFRSRTQSCTTESTSEDALSIRSEMIQRKGSTFRPHDLFPKSSEKAGKRRKERRTTVLGIPQHVQKELGLRNRHELKKRPGSVSPRDGAGPEGSPPGIASQPLVNGNEADSGMILIPTINGNLQPPPVPQGGARVCLQALAEAEADAAIQRHINRVYYDDTLLGRRTAAKLSPLVRPKSLAVPGMTTAGPSPELLGPVMSISPQGTYLSKIIPNAVLPPTVDVVALSRSSVRTLSRCSLVSSSPASVRSFARFSEPRARSREPSSSSDNWSHSQSTETIVSNSSTISSQGGSGSRKREAGPPSEVDTAGRSDTDQLSVYSAVSGTSSCPRAHARPNDPSRGLLAVGLRGSSGRASPAFSTSSRAEGSDTASVRSDRSSARSVSLRKMKKPPAPPRRTHSLYQKAQQPQATAAEGQKALGLPPKPDPRHPREGSTPGTPRLESQSPLGEDEVFSPGSLSETSSIRSDSLAYSADASSPDVSCCSPGPGEKLRREGVAALLREQRAAPPQSSPEGFHRTMSPSSGYSSQSGTPTLPPKGLCPHAASPGKRRPQPKKPERVCSLQSPALSSVSSSLTSLSSSTSDPAPAEVGPPPAGPALPLQSRVDRFVIPPHPKVPAPMSPPPTKPRQAAPSASPPATSPAQSTASQEASAPPKLSSQSPPPSPPPSYHPPPPPVKKAETSPEAPSSETTPEAPLDPSWPPPPPPALDEQDLSMADFPPPDEAGFPTLPPAKPLPVTSTAASPSIAAQPESAGAEQPASPEGAGPGAASPSFSAKVSSRIQPQQGPSAGSTPLAPAAPTAMAAAALPDVPPSQPKPVGAAAPPPAPPAPALPTVLQPQASLKKPPTSSQLDPKKEPISRNKSNPTPKEDASLPIVTPSLLQMVRLRSVSMDAHPTPGPGKPTPGQNGQGTSGAGKQAQPAPQKPIRKSLSLRQAPAPKDTVPLNQLQNAVRLKASALSSRDAPTSRPSDGSNVNKKSPPGQAASEPTAGDAKDGQVSPSHKSPASTASFIFAKSSKKLVIETPSSPEAQADLKRNLVAELMNFSGQRSAVPAMTQLGQVPPGKLQAQRRSGRIPPPVARKPSLGMGQPQSPVSPRPQGAEAVNCSLPDGKARAPLADKNRTESKLSTNAASPSQSSQVGHLAGPETPKQNPPAQDKREETA
- the NHSL3 gene encoding NHS-like protein 3 isoform X3, with protein sequence MGNMHHKRKPPKARSFWHFGQAGNLKTGSAKAENDKRLSVQYKAGEERPDNVFFPSSRPPHLEELHNQAQAGLKSLQHQEKQKQARSGWDYGDSNSIQSSRTSTEEDEVSFRSRTQSCTTESTSEDALSIRSEMIQRKGSTFRPHDLFPKSSEKAGKRRKERRTTVLGIPQHVQKELGLRNRHELKKRPGSVSPRDGAGPEGSPPGIASQPLVNGNEADSGMILIPTINGNLQPPPVPQGGARVCLQALAEAEADAAIQRHINRVYYDDTLLGRRTAAKLSPLVRPKSLAVPGMTTAGPSPELLGPVMSISPQGTYLSKIIPNAVLPPTVDVVALSRSSVRTLSRCSLVSSSPASVRSFARFSEPRARSREPSSSSDNWSHSQSTETIVSNSSTISSQGGSGSRKREAGPPSEVDTAGRSDTDQLSVYSAVSGTSSCPRAHARPNDPSRGLLAVGLRGSSGRASPAFSTSSRAEGSDTASVRSDRSSARSVSLRKMKKPPAPPRRTHSLYQKAQQPQATAAEGQKALGLPPKPDPRHPREGSTPGTPRLESQSPLGEDEVFSPGSLSETSSIRSDSLAYSADASSPDVSCCSPGPGEKLRREGVAALLREQRAAPPQSSPEGFHRTMSPSSGYSSQSGTPTLPPKGLCPHAASPGKRRPQPKKPERVCSLQSPALSSVSSSLTSLSSSTSDPAPAEVGPPPAGPALPLQSRVDRFVIPPHPKVPAPMSPPPTKPRQAAPSASPPATSPAQSTASQEASAPPKLSSQSPPPSPPPSYHPPPPPVKKAETSPEAPSSETTPEAPLDPSWPPPPPPALDEQDLSMADFPPPDEAGFPTLPPAKPLPVTSTAASPSIAAQPESAGAEQPASPEGAGPGAASPSFSAKVSSRIQPQQGPSAGSTPLAPAAPTAMAAAALPDVPPSQPKPVGAAAPPPAPPAPALPTVLQPQASLKKPPTSSQLDPKKEPISRNKSNPTPKEDASLPIVTPSLLQMVRLRSVSMDAHPTPGPGKPTPGQNGQGTSGAGKQAQPAPQKPIRKSLSLRQAPAPKDTVPLNQLQNAVRLKASALSSRDAPTSRPSDGSNVNKKSPPGQAASEPTAGDAKDGQVSPSHKSPASTASFIFAKSSKKLVIETPSSPEAQADLKRNLVAELMNFSGQRSAVPAMTQLGQVPPGKLQAQRRSGRIPPPVARKPSLGMGQPQSPVSPRPQGAEAVNCSLPDGKARAPLADKNRTESKLSTNAASPSQSSQVGHLAGPETPKQNPPAQDKREETA
- the NHSL3 gene encoding NHS-like protein 3 isoform X2; protein product: MEVQKPHSCVAGLLIPTSISKWETPGHGEPGSGTGGTPGGSAKAENDKRLSVQYKAGEERPDNVFFPSSRPPHLEELHNQAQAGLKSLQHQEKQKQARSGWDYGDSNSIQSSRTSTEEDEVSFRSRTQSCTTESTSEDALSIRSEMIQRKGSTFRPHDLFPKSSEKAGKRRKERRTTVLGIPQHVQKELGLRNRHELKKRPGSVSPRDGAGPEGSPPGIASQPLVNGNEADSGMILIPTINGNLQPPPVPQGGARVCLQALAEAEADAAIQRHINRVYYDDTLLGRRTAAKLSPLVRPKSLAVPGMTTAGPSPELLGPVMSISPQGTYLSKIIPNAVLPPTVDVVALSRSSVRTLSRCSLVSSSPASVRSFARFSEPRARSREPSSSSDNWSHSQSTETIVSNSSTISSQGGSGSRKREAGPPSEVDTAGRSDTDQLSVYSAVSGTSSCPRAHARPNDPSRGLLAVGLRGSSGRASPAFSTSSRAEGSDTASVRSDRSSARSVSLRKMKKPPAPPRRTHSLYQKAQQPQATAAEGQKALGLPPKPDPRHPREGSTPGTPRLESQSPLGEDEVFSPGSLSETSSIRSDSLAYSADASSPDVSCCSPGPGEKLRREGVAALLREQRAAPPQSSPEGFHRTMSPSSGYSSQSGTPTLPPKGLCPHAASPGKRRPQPKKPERVCSLQSPALSSVSSSLTSLSSSTSDPAPAEVGPPPAGPALPLQSRVDRFVIPPHPKVPAPMSPPPTKPRQAAPSASPPATSPAQSTASQEASAPPKLSSQSPPPSPPPSYHPPPPPVKKAETSPEAPSSETTPEAPLDPSWPPPPPPALDEQDLSMADFPPPDEAGFPTLPPAKPLPVTSTAASPSIAAQPESAGAEQPASPEGAGPGAASPSFSAKVSSRIQPQQGPSAGSTPLAPAAPTAMAAAALPDVPPSQPKPVGAAAPPPAPPAPALPTVLQPQASLKKPPTSSQLDPKKEPISRNKSNPTPKEDASLPIVTPSLLQMVRLRSVSMDAHPTPGPGKPTPGQNGQGTSGAGKQAQPAPQKPIRKSLSLRQAPAPKDTVPLNQLQNAVRLKASALSSRDAPTSRPSDGSNVNKKSPPGQAASEPTAGDAKDGQVSPSHKSPASTASFIFAKSSKKLVIETPSSPEAQADLKRNLVAELMNFSGQRSAVPAMTQLGQVPPGKLQAQRRSGRIPPPVARKPSLGMGQPQSPVSPRPQGAEAVNCSLPDGKARAPLADKNRTESKLSTNAASPSQSSQVGHLAGPETPKQNPPAQDKREETA